A region of the Acinetobacter defluvii genome:
CAAGCAATAGTAGTTGGAATACGGGCATCGCTTTGGCATTGCCATTGAAACTAAAAGTGGATGAGCAGCAATTACAGGTTCTGGTTAAACGAGATCAGAATGTAGTGTCCGTTGAATTGTGTGGACAAATACAAAATATCGAACTGGTGGAACAGACAGCACAACAACTAATTTATATCTGTGAAGGTGTACGTCGTAAAATTGATTATGTTCAACAAGGTGACCTGCTGTATTTAGATGGTCAGCATGGCAATATTCAAGTCCACAATATTACTTACTTGCCACCTGAAACAGCCGATGTGGCAGGAGATGGCATGATTCGTGCGCCAATGGATGGCGCAATGATTAATATTTTGGTCAATAAAGGTGACACAGTGAGTAAAGGACAAACCTTGATTGTGTTAGAAGCAATGAAAATTCAACAACAAATCAAATCCGATGTGGATGGGGTGGTTGAAGAAATTATTCCCCAGATTGGACAACAAGTTAAAAAGCGTCAAGTGTTATTAAATATTCAAGCTGATGTCTAATTAATGTAGAAAAAGCCATCTGTTGTTAGATGGCTTTTTGTTTAATTAGTCAACATGATCGTGTTTAAGAATGTTATTGCTCGCTTCTTTTAAACTATACAGTAATTGCCCCAATAAAATATCTTTGGCAGTGAGTGTCACAATAACCATCGGATGTTTACTCGCAGGTACAGCAGTGAGAACAGCTTTACCATTTTCAGCATCAAGAGTAATACTTTGACAACCGACCAATTCAATTTCACCTAAAAAAGCACTGACCATCGCTAAAATCGAGCTACTCACCGCAGCAAGCTTACTAGAATTATAGGTGTTTTTTCGATATACCGAACATAATTCAAAACCATCGGTTGAACATGCCATGATGAAATCAATGCCTTTTACATTCATTAAAACATCATGAATTTGGGCTTTGGTAAAATTGATTAATTCATCTGGTGCGCTACGTTGTTCAGCGATATTCAGCATATGATTCCTCTATACTATACATATTTAATTTCTAATGTGGTAATAATGGTTTCAAGTAACATTAACACATCATCTTTTTTGCGTGCGTCTATAAAAAATAACGGATAACTCAAATTATTTTCAATCAGCCAAGTACGGTATTGATGGCTAGATACTTCTGTATTTTCATCTATATGGCTAATGCCAATGACAATGTTTTCACCATATTGTTTAAATATATCAACATAATATTGAAGTTCTTCGAGGCTTTTAGGACTGCTATGATCAATTAAAATAATCGTGCCAATCGCACCTTGGCAGATCACACCCCACATAAAATCAAAGCGCCCTTGTCCAGGTGTACCGTATAATCCAATTTTATTGCCGTCTTCAAGTGTAATCTCACCATAGTCGATACCTACAGTGGTATTGAGTTTTTGATGGCGCTCTTGGTCAGTATTTAATGCTTCAGTGGCTAATACAGAGATTTCCGATAAGGCTTTGATTGCTTCGGTTTTGCCTGCCCCCATTGAACCAGCAAAAACAATTTTATATTTTTGAATTATCATAGGTTGCTATCCTAAAAGCCGAAACGGCGTTTTAATTTCCCAAAAAAACTGCGAAGAGTACTGACATCTTGATGACTTTCTTGGGAATGGTTCTGGTCAAATTGACAAGTTTTAGCGTTGACCAACTCCGCATTGTGTATAGCTAAATTTGCATTAATAAAACGCTGAACCACTTCGATATCGATGCCTAATTTATTGGCAACGTGTTGAATTTCTGCACCTTGTATAAAGCATGCAGAAAGTTGCAAAATTAATTTACGATCAGTTGCGGTGGGTTGTGGCCAAAACTTGATTTTAAAATGTGCTGAAGCATGAGGGAGTATACATAAGTGGTGTGAGTTCCAAACTAACTCAAATAACCAATCTTCTAAATTTAAAGGATATTTTCGAGAAACATTTGAAAAGTCTTCAATAATCGCAGAGTTATATTGCAATGAGCCGTCAGTGTGTGCTTGTGTACGTTGGCTATTTATCCAAACACAATGCTGATGATGATCAACAATCGCTAAACTGCCTAATTGATCAAAAATATGCACTTTACGATGTAAATTATCATAAATATCAGCAATAAACTGAACGTCTAAAAGAGGAAAATCTGGCGATGGCGTTGATAGATTGCCTAGAGGGGGGGCTAGCTCAATCTGGAGCTTAGCCAAAACATGAGTTTCCAACCAACTTTTTAAATACTTTGTATCCTGAATAGGTAGATACAAGGTATGGTCTATAATGTCTTTTTGAGAAAAATTGTCTTTAGATATTTTTAAATAAGCGAGATTGTTTGAAAAAATAATTTTTTGGATATTTGCTGTTTCAAAAAAGAATTCATGAATAAGCACTAAATGAATCTCTGCTTCATTTAATTTTCCCCAATGAATATCCAAAGAAGATGGAATAACTTCACGCAATTTTAATTTGAGTTTTTCAGTTGTAACCAGTCCGAGCCCTGAAATTGCGATATTGATACGTGGTTTATTCATAATATCACTTTAAGGAAAATGAAAGAATACAAAATATCTAGTGCTATAAACCAAAGTTATACTTTATAAATAAGTTTCTCTGAGCTTGAGTAAACATCATCATGTAAACTCAAGTAAAAACTCCTTTGAAAGATTTTAAATCTAATAAAGAATTTTATAACTTATAAGCTAGGCTTTAATTTGTGTTCCATATCACATATTTAAAATATATGTGATCAATTAAACATTTAATTAAAAATCAAAGATATAGTGTGTATTTATTATATAAAATATAGTATTTAAAGCAATAAATTTTATTTATTATCGTATGAATTTTTATATTTAAAAGAAAAAGTAAGGAATTTAAAATATAGCATGGCTAAATTATTTTAGCTTAATTTTACAAATATAAAAAATATAAGGTTTTATTCGGAAGTATTATGTAAAGTTAAAAAATATAAAACTGCAATAAGCTTATAATGTCTTATTGCAGTTTAAATTATGTCTAAAGTCGAGCTTAAATAAATTTAAGCAAATACCTTTTGTAAGGCTTCAAATAGAATCCAAAGAACCACCAAAGCCACGATAGGCTCGCATACTTTTGCCCATGCTGGATTTAGAGGTGCTGTTGTTTCTATCGAGATCGGTTCGGCTTGAACCTGTTCTTTTTGCATACTGACCATTTGATTAAACTCCTTCATGGTTTCATCCAATGATATCTCTTCTTGTACAATAGGTTTAGAACCTTTCAACTCTTTTAGCTCATTGGTTGACCAAACCCAATCATCAGCATGCCCAGATAAATGCTCAACTTGCCCTAAAATCAGTTCACGTAAACCTGCTTTTCCAAAACTTCCTGTTTCATCGAGTTGTTTTAACTCCTTCAGTTGTAATTCTAAAATTTCAATGGTGGCATTTTCAAGTTCAGTTTTTTTGAGTTTTGAATGGTTGTGTGGTGAAGTTGTGAGATGTCGAGCAATTTCTTGCACATATAAATGATCAACATTTTGTATTTCTCGATAAACCACGTCTTCATTTTGCTTCCAAAGATGCACCAATTTTCCTAAAGTAAGTGCATTCATCTCAAGTAAATAGTTCTTTCTTTCTTCTGAAGTGTATTGGTTTAAAAGCTGAGGCTTTTGGATCTTAATCTGCTCAGCAAAATATTGTACGAGATCAAAAGCCATTCAGGTCTCCTTATATCAGTAAGTTTTTAATCTAAAATTCTTAGGCTTGGTTTTTTCTTAACTGTTTCAACGTCTTCCGTTGTATCAGCTTGTGATGTTTCAAGGGTATTTTCAACATTAGCATATTCTTCAGGATCAAAAAACAAACCTTGTCCGTTTTCACGGGCATATAAACCGAGTACAGCATTGATAGGGACATAAATATCTTTAGAAACCCCACCAAAACGCGCAGAGAAGGTGATCGCTTCATTGCTCATGTTCAACATATGCACGGCATGGGGCACAATATTCAAGACAATTTGCCCATCTTGAATAAATTGCGTTGGTACATCGGTGTAGGGTTGTGTGGCATCGACTAGAAGATAAGGGGTTAAGTTATTGTCACAAATCCATTCATAAATTGCACGAGCAAGATATGGGCGTGTTGGTGTTAAGTTTAATTCTGGTTCAGACATGAGAAATTACTCTTCTATTCTTTGGCTAAAAATTCTTGAAAACGATTTTTTTCTTGAAGGGTCATAGACTTCAAAAAGCTTGGTCGATTAAAAATTCGTTGGCAATATAATAAAATTGGACGACATTGTTGCTTTGGTAATTCAATTCCCATTTGTTTTAACCGTATGAAAATTGGCGCTAACATGCAATCTAAAATTGTAAAGTTTTCTGACATAAAATAAGGAAAATGCTGAAACAGTGGCGTTAATGAAACCAAAGTATCACGTAATTGTTTTTGGGCTTTTCTTTGTGCATCAACATTTAAAGTATCGGGATGACGTAGCATAATGTCGGCAAGTTTCAACCAATCTTGTTCAAAACGCCAAATATACTGACGTTGTTCAGCCCGAGGTGCAGGCGCATCAGCATAAAGTTTATTTTGACGATAACGATCATCAATATATTCAGAAATAATCGCAGTATGAAATAATTTTAGATCATTTTCGATGAGCATCGGCAGTTGGTTATAGGGGTTTAAACTGGCTAAATCCTCATCATCTTCATCGACAATAATCAAGTTATGTTTAATTTGTTTCTCTGTCAGGACAAAACGAACCCAATGCGAGCGAAAATCATCTGCATGACTATAAAGTGTAATCCCTTGCAATGGTGGGTTTTCGAGGTTCATATTCCAAAAAGTAAGCTACGTGAATCAGATAGGATACTAAAATTAGACCTTAAAATCACGGAAACAATTTTATTTCACTACAAAACAAGAGAAAAGAAATACCAAGGCTAAAAATTATAATTTATCTTTTCATTTTGATTGGAATGATCGGTTTAGGCACGGAAAATGGCTATTTTAGTCGTGCATTCTGGCGTGGCGAAGCATTGTGGTTAGATGAGGGTGATTTTGATGAAGATGTTGATCGTTGGATGCAGTAGGGCAATCTTACTTTAAAAACCAGTATGTGGAGTTCTGTGATTGTGGTTCTTCTTGGTGTGTTTTATTGGATCTTAAAGATGTAGTCTTTAGGACATAAAAAAACCTTGGCAAAGGCCAAGGTTTTTTGTCCGATTCGGTAAACGAATTAACGTTTAGAGAATTGAGGACGTTTACGTGCTTTACGTAAACCAAGTTTCTTACGTTCAACTTCACGAGCATCACGCGTAACGAAACCAGCTTGACGAAGAGCAGGTTTTAAAGTTTCGTCAGCAGCGATCAATGCACGAGTAATACCGTGACGGATTGCGCCAGCTTGACCACCGATACCACCACCAGCAACAGTGATGTAAAGGTCATATTTGTCAGTTGCTTCTAAAAGCTCAAGTGGTTGGTTTACAACCATACGAGCAGTTTCACGACCGAAGTACTGTTCAAGAGTACGGTTGTTAATTACGAGTTTACCAGTACCAGCTGATAGGAAAACACGTGCAGTTGCGGTCTTACGGCGACCTGTACCATAGTTAGTAGCCATGTGCTGTATCCCTTAGATGTCCAAAACTTGTGGCTGTTGAGCAGTATGTGGATGCTCAGTACCAGCGTACACTTTCATCTTCTTGATCATTGCATAACCAAGAGGACCTTTTGGCAACATGCCTTTTACAGCACGTTCGAAGATTTCTTCTGGTTTGTGAGCAACTAATTTTTCGAAATTAGTTTCACGGATACCACCAGGGAAACCAGTGTGGCGATAGTATTTCTTATCAAGTGATTTTTTACCAGTCACTTGTACTTGTTCAGCATTGATCACTACGATGTAGTCACCAGTGTCAACGTGAGGTGTATAAGAAGTTTTGTGTTTACCGCGTAAACGACGAGCGATTTCAGTCGCAAGGCGACCTAAAGTTTTGCCAGAAGCATCAACAACGTACCAGTCGTGTTGAACTTCAGCAGGCTTAGCGCTGAGAGTTTTCATTAAACCACTACCTATTATAGTTGGTTTGGACTATGGAGTCTGTCCAAACAAAAGGAGCGCGAATTCTACCTGAAACGTGAAGAATCCACAATCGAAATTTAGAATTTCAAGCGCATTATTATATTGAGTGTGAATTAAAAATGCAAAGCTTAGTTTGCAGTATTTTTTTGTGTTTAAGCATTGGAAATAAATATATCGGACAACCCTTATAAAAGTTTGAAGTTGAATCTAAAAATTTGAAATTATAATTATGCTGCATAATTTTATAGGTATATTTGTTTTATAGATATACTGCTGAAATTGATAAGGAAAGTAAAATTTTTAAATGAATAGGCTTTTCACGCTTATAATAAAGCAAATGCAATGGGTATGATGATAATGCTTCCTTTATATATTACCAGTGGTGAACCTGCCGGCATCGGTCCTGATATTTGTTTAAGTCTTGCAGATCGTGTCGATGAACGTCCAATCGTGGTCTTAGCAGATATCAATATGTTGCGTGATCGTGCCAAAATTTTAAATAGAGAAGTAGACATTATTGCATATCAACAACAACAGCAATCATCCGCACAAGGTCAACTGTATGTAGAGCATGTGCCTTTATATGA
Encoded here:
- a CDS encoding roadblock/LC7 domain-containing protein, producing the protein MLNIAEQRSAPDELINFTKAQIHDVLMNVKGIDFIMACSTDGFELCSVYRKNTYNSSKLAAVSSSILAMVSAFLGEIELVGCQSITLDAENGKAVLTAVPASKHPMVIVTLTAKDILLGQLLYSLKEASNNILKHDHVD
- a CDS encoding GTP-binding protein yields the protein MIIQKYKIVFAGSMGAGKTEAIKALSEISVLATEALNTDQERHQKLNTTVGIDYGEITLEDGNKIGLYGTPGQGRFDFMWGVICQGAIGTIILIDHSSPKSLEELQYYVDIFKQYGENIVIGISHIDENTEVSSHQYRTWLIENNLSYPLFFIDARKKDDVLMLLETIITTLEIKYV
- a CDS encoding ClpXP protease specificity-enhancing factor; the protein is MSEPELNLTPTRPYLARAIYEWICDNNLTPYLLVDATQPYTDVPTQFIQDGQIVLNIVPHAVHMLNMSNEAITFSARFGGVSKDIYVPINAVLGLYARENGQGLFFDPEEYANVENTLETSQADTTEDVETVKKKPSLRILD
- a CDS encoding glutathione S-transferase N-terminal domain-containing protein → MNLENPPLQGITLYSHADDFRSHWVRFVLTEKQIKHNLIIVDEDDEDLASLNPYNQLPMLIENDLKLFHTAIISEYIDDRYRQNKLYADAPAPRAEQRQYIWRFEQDWLKLADIMLRHPDTLNVDAQRKAQKQLRDTLVSLTPLFQHFPYFMSENFTILDCMLAPIFIRLKQMGIELPKQQCRPILLYCQRIFNRPSFLKSMTLQEKNRFQEFLAKE
- the rpsI gene encoding 30S ribosomal protein S9; amino-acid sequence: MATNYGTGRRKTATARVFLSAGTGKLVINNRTLEQYFGRETARMVVNQPLELLEATDKYDLYITVAGGGIGGQAGAIRHGITRALIAADETLKPALRQAGFVTRDAREVERKKLGLRKARKRPQFSKR
- the rplM gene encoding 50S ribosomal protein L13 → MKTLSAKPAEVQHDWYVVDASGKTLGRLATEIARRLRGKHKTSYTPHVDTGDYIVVINAEQVQVTGKKSLDKKYYRHTGFPGGIRETNFEKLVAHKPEEIFERAVKGMLPKGPLGYAMIKKMKVYAGTEHPHTAQQPQVLDI